One part of the Odontesthes bonariensis isolate fOdoBon6 chromosome 13, fOdoBon6.hap1, whole genome shotgun sequence genome encodes these proteins:
- the magt1 gene encoding dolichyl-diphosphooligosaccharide--protein glycosyltransferase subunit MAGT1: MCTRCLKKCGRCCRMFGKLFTSLLFLVLCCHEPGGAQKKKETLLSEKVTQMTDWASKRSVVRMNGDKFRRFVKAPPRNYSVFIMFTALQPHRQCGVCKQADEEFQVLANSWRYSSAFTNKVFFASVDFDEGSDVFQMLNMNSAPTFLHFPSKGKPRKSDTYELQVRGFSAEQLARWVADRTDVQIRVIRPPNYAGPLLLGFLLAVIGGLAYLRRHNLEFLFNKNVWAFSALCFTLIMTSGQMWNHIRGPPYAHKNPNTGQISYIHGSSQAQFVAETHIVLLFNGAITMGIVLLCEAATSDMDIGKRKVMCVAGICLVMLFFSWLLSIFRAKYHGYPYSFLMS, from the exons ATGTGCACGCGTTGTCTAAAGAAGTGTGGACGGTGTTGCAGAATGTTTGGGAAACTTTTCACTTCGCTGCTGTTTCTGGTCCTTTGCTGCCATGAGCCGGGTGGTGcgcagaagaagaaggag ACTCTGCTGTCAGAGAAGGTGACGCAGATGACGGACTGGGCCTCCAAGCGTTCGGTGGTCAGGATGAATGGAGACAAGTTCCGTCGATTCGTCAAGGCTCCGCCCAGGAACTACTCGGTGTTCATCATGTTCACTGCGCTGCAGCCGCACAGACAGTGTGGCGTCTGCAA ACAAGCTGATGAGGAGTTCCAGGTGCTGGCTAACTCCTGGAGGTACTCCTCTGCCTTCACCAACAAGGTCTTTTTTGCATCGGTGGATTTTGATGAAGGATCAGATGTCTTCCAGatg cTTAATATGAACTCTGCTCCGACCTTCCTCCACTTCCCATCCAAAGGGAAACCTCGTAAATCTGACACCTATGAGCTGCAGGTCCGAGGCTTTTCAGCTGAGCAGCTGGCCAGATGGGTGGCGGACCGCACCGATGTACAG ATCCGTGTCATTCGTCCACCCAACTATGCAGGGCCACTGTTGCTGGGTTTCCTCCTGGCTGTGATCGGTGGGTTGGCATATCTGCGAAGGCATAATCTGGAGTTCCTCTTTAACAAGAATGTCTGGGCCTTCTCTGCGCTG TGCTTTACCCTGATCATGACTTCAGGCCAGATGTGGAACCATATCAGAGGACCACCTTATGCACACAAGAACCCCAACACTGGACAAATT AGTTACATCCATGGCAGCAGCCAGGCCCAGTTTGTAGCAGAGACACATATCGTCCTTCTCTTCA ATGGTGCTATAACAATGGGAATAGTTCTGCTGTGTGAGGCTGCTACTTCTGACATGGACATTGGAAAGAGGAAAG TCATGTGCGTAGCAGGTATTTGTCTGGTGATGCTGTTTTTCAGCTGGCTGCTGTCCATTTTCAGGGCAAAGTACCATGGATATCCCTACAG CTTCCTGATGAGTTAG